From Sphingobium sp. B2D3C:
CGATCTTCTTTGGCTTCACCCGCTGCCCGGATATCTGCCCGACGACGCTCAGCCGCATGGCGCATCTGCGCAAGGCGATGGGTGCCGATGGGGACAAGTTCCGTATCGTCTTCGTCTCGGTGGATAGCGGCCATGACAAGCCGGCCGATGTGGGCGCTTATGTCGATCTGTTCGGCACGCCCATTCTCGGCCTCACCGGTTCGCCAACGCAGATTGCCGACGCCGCGAAGTCATTCCGGGTCTTTTACCAGAAGATCCCGCTCGAGGGCGGCGATTACACCATCGATCACAGCGCCTTCGTCATCCTCATGGATCGCGACGGGCGCCTGCAATCCCTGCTGAGCGATCAGGACAGTGAAGATGCGGCCCTTGCCGAACTTCGCCGCCTGATCGCCTGACCCACAATATTTCAGACCCCGAACGGGGGGAGACATCATCATGAAAACGTCCTTTATCGCTCTCGCAACCATGCTCGCCATGGCCACGCCCGCTTTTGCCGAGGAGGCTGCAGATGCCGCCGCCGATGGCGAGCGCACCATCATCGTCGTGGGCCAGTCCCAGACGCAGGAAGCCGAGCGGCTCGCCCGCGCCACGCCGGGCGGCACCGATGTCGTCCGGCACGAGGATTATGCCGACAAGACCATCGTCTCACTGCGCGATACGCTCGCCTTTTCGCCGGGCGTCTACACCCAGCCTCGCTACGGGCAGGAGGTCCGCCTCTCCATTCGTGGGTCGGGCCTCTCGCGCGGTTTCCACATGCGGGGCATCACGCTGCTTCAGGATGGCGCGCCGATCAATCTCGCCGATGACAATGGCGATTTTCAGGAACTGGACCCGATCTTCTTTGAGCGGCTGGAGGTCTATCGCGGCGCCAACGCCCTGCGCTTCGGCTCGGGCACGCTGGGCGGCGCGATCAATGGCGTGACGCCCACCGGCAAGGATGCGCCCGGCCTGTATCTGCGCGCCGATGC
This genomic window contains:
- a CDS encoding SCO family protein; protein product: MADTDPRRLARIRLWLWLLVALAALGLGILLALRFVTQGPPQVIAGAPADVGQHFSLVDRDGKPVTAQTLKGTPYAIFFGFTRCPDICPTTLSRMAHLRKAMGADGDKFRIVFVSVDSGHDKPADVGAYVDLFGTPILGLTGSPTQIADAAKSFRVFYQKIPLEGGDYTIDHSAFVILMDRDGRLQSLLSDQDSEDAALAELRRLIA